A region from the Drosophila bipectinata strain 14024-0381.07 chromosome 3R, DbipHiC1v2, whole genome shotgun sequence genome encodes:
- the Mvl gene encoding protein Malvolio isoform X4: MSSNEAYHNNMEPGAGGDGPAGSNGTGGSQRSNHQQILNETTYLKPAAKQAYFSDEKVLIPDDDRTNVRFSFRKLWAFTGPGFLMSIAYLDPGNIESDMQSGAAAKYKILWVLLWATVLGLLMQRLAARLGVVTGLHLAEMCYRQYKRFPRWILWIMIEIAIIGSDMQEVIGTAIAIYLLSNKVVPLWGGVLITIVDTFTFLFLDKYGLRKLEFLFGSLITIMAVSFGYEYIVSAPNQGEVLEGMFVPWCSNCDSSVLLQAVGVVGAVIMPHNLYLHSALVKSRDVDRRQPKKVSEANFYFFIEASVALFVSFIINLFVVAVFAHGMYGKTNNDVVEMCADKSMYEDAKMSFVDSNNGTDIIDADLYKGGLFLGCTFGAVAMYIWGVGILAAGQSSTMTGTYAGQFSMEGFLNLQWPRWCRVLVTRCIAIIPTFCLAMFSKMDDLTHMNDILNAVMSLQLPFAAIPTIAFTSCAAIMGEFVNGLGNKIVSILLTIVVIGVNLYFVIVQVENMQIEGGLLALVCIFAVLYILFNLYLVIHMAACMGNQRLMNSRWVQRFVLPSQNSFSIKNANSTYARIAHNMQSFNGT, translated from the exons ATGTCTTCGAATGAGGCTTACCACAATAACATGGAGCCTGGTGCCGGTGGCGATGGTCCTGCAGGGTCCAATGGAACAGGTGGCAGTCAGAGAAGCAATCATCAACAGATTCTCAATGAGACGACCTATCTAAAACCCGCCGCCAAGCAGGCCTATTTCAGTGACGAAAAGGTCCTCATACCAGACGATGATAGGACAAAT GTTCGTTTCAGTTTTCGTAAGCTGTGGGCCTTCACGGGACCCGGTTTTCTCATGTCGATTGCATATCTGGATCCCGGCAACATTGAATCCGATATGCAGTCGGGTGCGGCGGCCAAATACAAGATCTTGTGGGTCTTACTCTGGGCCACCGTTTTGGGTCTGCTCATGCAACGCTTGGCTGCAAG ATTGGGAGTGGTGACTGGCCTTCATCTGGCTGAGATGTGCTACCGGCAGTACAAACGATTCCCCCGCTGGATCCTTTGGATAATGATCGAGATAGCCATCATTGGGTCCGACATGCAGGAGGTCATCGGTACTGCCATTGCCATATATTTGCTCTCCAATAAAGT aGTGCCTTTGTGGGGTGGCGTGCTGATCACCATTGTTGACACGTTCACGTTCCTGTTTCTGGACAAGTACGGTCTACGCAAGCTGGAGTTTCTGTTCGGCTCGCTCATCACCATTATGGCTGTCTCATTTGGCTATGAG TACATTGTCTCAGCACCCAATCAAGGCGAGGTTCTGGAGGGTATGTTTGTGCCCTGGTGCTCCAACTGCGACTCAAGTGTGCTACTGCAGGCGGTGGGAGTGGTCGGTGCTGTGATTATGCCCCATAATCTCTACCTGCACTCTGCCTTAGTTAAG TCCCGCGATGTTGATCGTCGCCAGCCGAAAAAAGTGAGCGAGGCGAACTTTTACTTCTTCATAGAGGCATCGGTGGCCCTGTTTGTGTCTTTCATCATTAATCTCTTCGTGGTGGCCGTCTTTGCTCATGGAATGTACGGAAAGACCAACAATGATGTG GTGGAGATGTGCGCCGATAAATCGATGTACGAAGATGCCAAAATGTCCTTTGTGGACAGCAACAATGGAACGGACATCATCGATGCTGATTTGTACAAGGGTGGTCTCTTTTTGGGCTGCACCTTTGGCGCCGTGGCCATGTACATCTGGGGCGTAGGTATCTTGGCCGCTGGTCAGAGCTCTACGATGACGGGCACCTATGCTGGTCAGTTCTCGATGGAGGGATTCCTCAACCTGCAGTGGCCGCGCTGGTGCCGCGTGCTGGTCACGCGATGCATTGCCATTATTCCCACCTTCTGCCTGGCCATGTTCAGCAAAATGGACGACCTAACCCACATGAATGATATTCTGAATGCTGTGATGTCGCTTCAGCTGCCATTTGCCGCCATTCCCACCATTGCGTTCACATCGTGTGCCGCCATAATGGGCGAGTTCGTCAATGGACT GGGCAACAAAATCGTTTCCATATTGCTCACCATTGTGGTGATTGGCGTTAATTTGTACTTTGTGATTGTTCAGGTGGAGAATATGCAGATAGAAGGCGGCCTGCTGGCTCTAGTTT GTATATTTGCCGTTCTGTATATACTCTTTAACCTGTACCTTGTTATACATATGGCCGCCTGCATGGGCAATCAACGTCTGATGAATAGTCGG TGGGTGCAGCGGTTTGTGTTGCCAAGCCAGAACAGCTTTTCGATAAAGAACGCCAACTCGACGTATGCCAG AATTGCCCATAATATGCAAAGTTTCAATGGAACATAA
- the LOC108129432 gene encoding uncharacterized protein, with the protein MHLRWICLALVVQIIGGNQLPPDIQKCRYEDEKCLLRTSNAVIKRYGKTGVPELSLPPLNVFKGKNSELGAGDPNGSLWFKWFLTNHWVYGIENVTISRIRGFKTDPSRSQVEIHGRTPSLRSKLHFEFLSKFLSLHVNASGEADGDFQNFRFITKFSLSPEKEGFVKIYNLDLRIEIDRWIQDIQNLFVSNTDLNVIVNEWINKNWKEYWVDFEPQVTAELKLEFIRRINTVLSAIPYKDLFL; encoded by the exons ATGCATCTGAGGTGGATATGTCTCGCACTAGTTGTTCAAATAATTGGAGGCAATCAATTAC CTCCGGATATTCAAAAGTGTCGTTATGAGGATGAAAAGTGCCTCCTGCGAACCAGTAATGCTGTGATCAAGCGTTATGGAAAAACAGGTGTTCCGGAACTCTCACTGCCACCTTTAAACGTTTTTAAAGGCAAGAACAGTGAGCTTGGTGCGGGTGATCCCAATGGATCCCTCTGGTTTAAGTGGTTTCTGACTAATCATTGGGTTTATGGAATCGAAAATGTTACTATCTCCCGAATCCGTGGTTTTAAGACAGACCCTTCCCGATCCCAGGTGGAGATTCACGGAAGGACTCCCAGCTTGCGGTCCAAACTTCACTTCGAGTTCTTATCGAAATTTCTTAGCTTACATGTGAATGCATCGGGTGAGGCAGATGGCGACTTTCAGAACTTTCGGTTCATTACAAAATTCTCGCTCTCACCTGAAAAAGAAGGCTTCGTGAAGATTTACAATCTGGACTTGAGAATTGAAATAGATCG TTGGATACAGGACATACAAAATTTGTTTGTGAGCAATACAGATCTGAATGTTATCGTCAATGAatggataaataaaaattggaaGGAGTACTGGGTGGACTTCGAACCACAAGTAACGGCTGAGTTGAAGCTCGAGTTTATCAGGCGAATTAATACCGTTTTATCTGCGATTCCCTACAAAGATCTATTTTTATAG
- the Mvl gene encoding protein Malvolio isoform X2 — MSSNEAYHNNMEPGAGGDGPAGSNGTGGSQRSNHQQILNETTYLKPAAKQAYFSDEKVLIPDDDRTNVRFSFRKLWAFTGPGFLMSIAYLDPGNIESDMQSGAAAKYKILWVLLWATVLGLLMQRLAARLGVVTGLHLAEMCYRQYKRFPRWILWIMIEIAIIGSDMQEVIGTAIAIYLLSNKVVPLWGGVLITIVDTFTFLFLDKYGLRKLEFLFGSLITIMAVSFGYEYIVSAPNQGEVLEGMFVPWCSNCDSSVLLQAVGVVGAVIMPHNLYLHSALVKSRDVDRRQPKKVSEANFYFFIEASVALFVSFIINLFVVAVFAHGMYGKTNNDVVEMCADKSMYEDAKMSFVDSNNGTDIIDADLYKGGLFLGCTFGAVAMYIWGVGILAAGQSSTMTGTYAGQFSMEGFLNLQWPRWCRVLVTRCIAIIPTFCLAMFSKMDDLTHMNDILNAVMSLQLPFAAIPTIAFTSCAAIMGEFVNGLGNKIVSILLTIVVIGVNLYFVIVQVENMQIEGGLLALVCIFAVLYILFNLYLVIHMAACMGNQRLMNSRWVQRFVLPSQNSFSIKNANSTYASDVTLVVGESATNTVKGLDTVSEKVPN, encoded by the exons ATGTCTTCGAATGAGGCTTACCACAATAACATGGAGCCTGGTGCCGGTGGCGATGGTCCTGCAGGGTCCAATGGAACAGGTGGCAGTCAGAGAAGCAATCATCAACAGATTCTCAATGAGACGACCTATCTAAAACCCGCCGCCAAGCAGGCCTATTTCAGTGACGAAAAGGTCCTCATACCAGACGATGATAGGACAAAT GTTCGTTTCAGTTTTCGTAAGCTGTGGGCCTTCACGGGACCCGGTTTTCTCATGTCGATTGCATATCTGGATCCCGGCAACATTGAATCCGATATGCAGTCGGGTGCGGCGGCCAAATACAAGATCTTGTGGGTCTTACTCTGGGCCACCGTTTTGGGTCTGCTCATGCAACGCTTGGCTGCAAG ATTGGGAGTGGTGACTGGCCTTCATCTGGCTGAGATGTGCTACCGGCAGTACAAACGATTCCCCCGCTGGATCCTTTGGATAATGATCGAGATAGCCATCATTGGGTCCGACATGCAGGAGGTCATCGGTACTGCCATTGCCATATATTTGCTCTCCAATAAAGT aGTGCCTTTGTGGGGTGGCGTGCTGATCACCATTGTTGACACGTTCACGTTCCTGTTTCTGGACAAGTACGGTCTACGCAAGCTGGAGTTTCTGTTCGGCTCGCTCATCACCATTATGGCTGTCTCATTTGGCTATGAG TACATTGTCTCAGCACCCAATCAAGGCGAGGTTCTGGAGGGTATGTTTGTGCCCTGGTGCTCCAACTGCGACTCAAGTGTGCTACTGCAGGCGGTGGGAGTGGTCGGTGCTGTGATTATGCCCCATAATCTCTACCTGCACTCTGCCTTAGTTAAG TCCCGCGATGTTGATCGTCGCCAGCCGAAAAAAGTGAGCGAGGCGAACTTTTACTTCTTCATAGAGGCATCGGTGGCCCTGTTTGTGTCTTTCATCATTAATCTCTTCGTGGTGGCCGTCTTTGCTCATGGAATGTACGGAAAGACCAACAATGATGTG GTGGAGATGTGCGCCGATAAATCGATGTACGAAGATGCCAAAATGTCCTTTGTGGACAGCAACAATGGAACGGACATCATCGATGCTGATTTGTACAAGGGTGGTCTCTTTTTGGGCTGCACCTTTGGCGCCGTGGCCATGTACATCTGGGGCGTAGGTATCTTGGCCGCTGGTCAGAGCTCTACGATGACGGGCACCTATGCTGGTCAGTTCTCGATGGAGGGATTCCTCAACCTGCAGTGGCCGCGCTGGTGCCGCGTGCTGGTCACGCGATGCATTGCCATTATTCCCACCTTCTGCCTGGCCATGTTCAGCAAAATGGACGACCTAACCCACATGAATGATATTCTGAATGCTGTGATGTCGCTTCAGCTGCCATTTGCCGCCATTCCCACCATTGCGTTCACATCGTGTGCCGCCATAATGGGCGAGTTCGTCAATGGACT GGGCAACAAAATCGTTTCCATATTGCTCACCATTGTGGTGATTGGCGTTAATTTGTACTTTGTGATTGTTCAGGTGGAGAATATGCAGATAGAAGGCGGCCTGCTGGCTCTAGTTT GTATATTTGCCGTTCTGTATATACTCTTTAACCTGTACCTTGTTATACATATGGCCGCCTGCATGGGCAATCAACGTCTGATGAATAGTCGG TGGGTGCAGCGGTTTGTGTTGCCAAGCCAGAACAGCTTTTCGATAAAGAACGCCAACTCGACGTATGCCAG TGATGTAACCTTAGTTGTAGGCGAATCAGCTACTAACACGGTGAAAGGTCTCGATACCGTCTCGGAGAAAGTGCCTAACTGA
- the Mvl gene encoding protein Malvolio isoform X3 — MSSNEAYHNNMEPGAGGDGPAGSNGTGGSQRSNHQQILNETTYLKPAAKQAYFSDEKVLIPDDDRTNVRFSFRKLWAFTGPGFLMSIAYLDPGNIESDMQSGAAAKYKILWVLLWATVLGLLMQRLAARLGVVTGLHLAEMCYRQYKRFPRWILWIMIEIAIIGSDMQEVIGTAIAIYLLSNKVVPLWGGVLITIVDTFTFLFLDKYGLRKLEFLFGSLITIMAVSFGYEYIVSAPNQGEVLEGMFVPWCSNCDSSVLLQAVGVVGAVIMPHNLYLHSALVKSRDVDRRQPKKVSEANFYFFIEASVALFVSFIINLFVVAVFAHGMYGKTNNDVVEMCADKSMYEDAKMSFVDSNNGTDIIDADLYKGGLFLGCTFGAVAMYIWGVGILAAGQSSTMTGTYAGQFSMEGFLNLQWPRWCRVLVTRCIAIIPTFCLAMFSKMDDLTHMNDILNAVMSLQLPFAAIPTIAFTSCAAIMGEFVNGLGNKIVSILLTIVVIGVNLYFVIVQVENMQIEGGLLALVCIFAVLYILFNLYLVIHMAACMGNQRLMNSRWVQRFVLPSQNSFSIKNANSTYARIATNGDQEPDAIDGEDA, encoded by the exons ATGTCTTCGAATGAGGCTTACCACAATAACATGGAGCCTGGTGCCGGTGGCGATGGTCCTGCAGGGTCCAATGGAACAGGTGGCAGTCAGAGAAGCAATCATCAACAGATTCTCAATGAGACGACCTATCTAAAACCCGCCGCCAAGCAGGCCTATTTCAGTGACGAAAAGGTCCTCATACCAGACGATGATAGGACAAAT GTTCGTTTCAGTTTTCGTAAGCTGTGGGCCTTCACGGGACCCGGTTTTCTCATGTCGATTGCATATCTGGATCCCGGCAACATTGAATCCGATATGCAGTCGGGTGCGGCGGCCAAATACAAGATCTTGTGGGTCTTACTCTGGGCCACCGTTTTGGGTCTGCTCATGCAACGCTTGGCTGCAAG ATTGGGAGTGGTGACTGGCCTTCATCTGGCTGAGATGTGCTACCGGCAGTACAAACGATTCCCCCGCTGGATCCTTTGGATAATGATCGAGATAGCCATCATTGGGTCCGACATGCAGGAGGTCATCGGTACTGCCATTGCCATATATTTGCTCTCCAATAAAGT aGTGCCTTTGTGGGGTGGCGTGCTGATCACCATTGTTGACACGTTCACGTTCCTGTTTCTGGACAAGTACGGTCTACGCAAGCTGGAGTTTCTGTTCGGCTCGCTCATCACCATTATGGCTGTCTCATTTGGCTATGAG TACATTGTCTCAGCACCCAATCAAGGCGAGGTTCTGGAGGGTATGTTTGTGCCCTGGTGCTCCAACTGCGACTCAAGTGTGCTACTGCAGGCGGTGGGAGTGGTCGGTGCTGTGATTATGCCCCATAATCTCTACCTGCACTCTGCCTTAGTTAAG TCCCGCGATGTTGATCGTCGCCAGCCGAAAAAAGTGAGCGAGGCGAACTTTTACTTCTTCATAGAGGCATCGGTGGCCCTGTTTGTGTCTTTCATCATTAATCTCTTCGTGGTGGCCGTCTTTGCTCATGGAATGTACGGAAAGACCAACAATGATGTG GTGGAGATGTGCGCCGATAAATCGATGTACGAAGATGCCAAAATGTCCTTTGTGGACAGCAACAATGGAACGGACATCATCGATGCTGATTTGTACAAGGGTGGTCTCTTTTTGGGCTGCACCTTTGGCGCCGTGGCCATGTACATCTGGGGCGTAGGTATCTTGGCCGCTGGTCAGAGCTCTACGATGACGGGCACCTATGCTGGTCAGTTCTCGATGGAGGGATTCCTCAACCTGCAGTGGCCGCGCTGGTGCCGCGTGCTGGTCACGCGATGCATTGCCATTATTCCCACCTTCTGCCTGGCCATGTTCAGCAAAATGGACGACCTAACCCACATGAATGATATTCTGAATGCTGTGATGTCGCTTCAGCTGCCATTTGCCGCCATTCCCACCATTGCGTTCACATCGTGTGCCGCCATAATGGGCGAGTTCGTCAATGGACT GGGCAACAAAATCGTTTCCATATTGCTCACCATTGTGGTGATTGGCGTTAATTTGTACTTTGTGATTGTTCAGGTGGAGAATATGCAGATAGAAGGCGGCCTGCTGGCTCTAGTTT GTATATTTGCCGTTCTGTATATACTCTTTAACCTGTACCTTGTTATACATATGGCCGCCTGCATGGGCAATCAACGTCTGATGAATAGTCGG TGGGTGCAGCGGTTTGTGTTGCCAAGCCAGAACAGCTTTTCGATAAAGAACGCCAACTCGACGTATGCCAG AATTGCCACAAACGGCGACCAAGAACCGGACGCCATCGACGGTGAGGATGCGTAG
- the Mvl gene encoding protein Malvolio isoform X1, which translates to MSSNEAYHNNMEPGAGGDGPAGSNGTGGSQRSNHQQILNETTYLKPAAKQAYFSDEKVLIPDDDRTNVRFSFRKLWAFTGPGFLMSIAYLDPGNIESDMQSGAAAKYKILWVLLWATVLGLLMQRLAARLGVVTGLHLAEMCYRQYKRFPRWILWIMIEIAIIGSDMQEVIGTAIAIYLLSNKVVPLWGGVLITIVDTFTFLFLDKYGLRKLEFLFGSLITIMAVSFGYEYIVSAPNQGEVLEGMFVPWCSNCDSSVLLQAVGVVGAVIMPHNLYLHSALVKSRDVDRRQPKKVSEANFYFFIEASVALFVSFIINLFVVAVFAHGMYGKTNNDVVEMCADKSMYEDAKMSFVDSNNGTDIIDADLYKGGLFLGCTFGAVAMYIWGVGILAAGQSSTMTGTYAGQFSMEGFLNLQWPRWCRVLVTRCIAIIPTFCLAMFSKMDDLTHMNDILNAVMSLQLPFAAIPTIAFTSCAAIMGEFVNGLGNKIVSILLTIVVIGVNLYFVIVQVENMQIEGGLLALVCIFAVLYILFNLYLVIHMAACMGNQRLMNSRWVQRFVLPSQNSFSIKNANSTYASELTLNDNGAPRNPIQNPIQNLTQRSQLR; encoded by the exons ATGTCTTCGAATGAGGCTTACCACAATAACATGGAGCCTGGTGCCGGTGGCGATGGTCCTGCAGGGTCCAATGGAACAGGTGGCAGTCAGAGAAGCAATCATCAACAGATTCTCAATGAGACGACCTATCTAAAACCCGCCGCCAAGCAGGCCTATTTCAGTGACGAAAAGGTCCTCATACCAGACGATGATAGGACAAAT GTTCGTTTCAGTTTTCGTAAGCTGTGGGCCTTCACGGGACCCGGTTTTCTCATGTCGATTGCATATCTGGATCCCGGCAACATTGAATCCGATATGCAGTCGGGTGCGGCGGCCAAATACAAGATCTTGTGGGTCTTACTCTGGGCCACCGTTTTGGGTCTGCTCATGCAACGCTTGGCTGCAAG ATTGGGAGTGGTGACTGGCCTTCATCTGGCTGAGATGTGCTACCGGCAGTACAAACGATTCCCCCGCTGGATCCTTTGGATAATGATCGAGATAGCCATCATTGGGTCCGACATGCAGGAGGTCATCGGTACTGCCATTGCCATATATTTGCTCTCCAATAAAGT aGTGCCTTTGTGGGGTGGCGTGCTGATCACCATTGTTGACACGTTCACGTTCCTGTTTCTGGACAAGTACGGTCTACGCAAGCTGGAGTTTCTGTTCGGCTCGCTCATCACCATTATGGCTGTCTCATTTGGCTATGAG TACATTGTCTCAGCACCCAATCAAGGCGAGGTTCTGGAGGGTATGTTTGTGCCCTGGTGCTCCAACTGCGACTCAAGTGTGCTACTGCAGGCGGTGGGAGTGGTCGGTGCTGTGATTATGCCCCATAATCTCTACCTGCACTCTGCCTTAGTTAAG TCCCGCGATGTTGATCGTCGCCAGCCGAAAAAAGTGAGCGAGGCGAACTTTTACTTCTTCATAGAGGCATCGGTGGCCCTGTTTGTGTCTTTCATCATTAATCTCTTCGTGGTGGCCGTCTTTGCTCATGGAATGTACGGAAAGACCAACAATGATGTG GTGGAGATGTGCGCCGATAAATCGATGTACGAAGATGCCAAAATGTCCTTTGTGGACAGCAACAATGGAACGGACATCATCGATGCTGATTTGTACAAGGGTGGTCTCTTTTTGGGCTGCACCTTTGGCGCCGTGGCCATGTACATCTGGGGCGTAGGTATCTTGGCCGCTGGTCAGAGCTCTACGATGACGGGCACCTATGCTGGTCAGTTCTCGATGGAGGGATTCCTCAACCTGCAGTGGCCGCGCTGGTGCCGCGTGCTGGTCACGCGATGCATTGCCATTATTCCCACCTTCTGCCTGGCCATGTTCAGCAAAATGGACGACCTAACCCACATGAATGATATTCTGAATGCTGTGATGTCGCTTCAGCTGCCATTTGCCGCCATTCCCACCATTGCGTTCACATCGTGTGCCGCCATAATGGGCGAGTTCGTCAATGGACT GGGCAACAAAATCGTTTCCATATTGCTCACCATTGTGGTGATTGGCGTTAATTTGTACTTTGTGATTGTTCAGGTGGAGAATATGCAGATAGAAGGCGGCCTGCTGGCTCTAGTTT GTATATTTGCCGTTCTGTATATACTCTTTAACCTGTACCTTGTTATACATATGGCCGCCTGCATGGGCAATCAACGTCTGATGAATAGTCGG TGGGTGCAGCGGTTTGTGTTGCCAAGCCAGAACAGCTTTTCGATAAAGAACGCCAACTCGACGTATGCCAG CGAGCTGACACTTAACGACAATGGAGCCCCCAGAAATCCCATACAGAATCCAATCCAGAATCTCACCCAACGAAGCCAACTAAGATAG
- the LOC108129894 gene encoding protein takeout-like, with product MHLRWICLALVFQIIGGNQLPPDVQKCRYEDEKCLLRTSNALIKRYGKTGLPELSLPPLNVLKVRNGELEGGDPNGSLWFKWILTNHWVYGTENITLSRIRGFHPDPGRSQVEIHGRAPSLRSKVHFEFLSKFLTLNVNASGEGDSDFQNFRFITKFSFSPEKEGFVKIYNLDLRIEIDRWIQDIQNLFVSNTDLTVIVNEWINKNWKEYWVDFEPQVTAEMKLEFTKRLNSIFSAIPYKDLFL from the exons ATGCATCTGAGGTGGATATGTCTCGCACtagtttttcaaataatagGAGGCAATCAATTAC CTCCGGATGTTCAAAAGTGTCGTTATGAGGATGAAAAGTGCCTCCTGCGAACCAGTAATGCCCTGATCAAGCGGTATGGAAAAACAGGTCTTCCGGAACTCTCACTGCCACCTTTAAACGTTTTAAAAGTGAGGAACGGTGAACTTGAAGGAGGTGATCCCAACGGATCCCTCTGGTTTAAGTGGATACTGACTAATCATTGGGTTTATGGCACCGAAAACATTACTCTCTCCCGGATCCGGGGATTCCATCCAGatcccggccgatcccaggTGGAGATTCATGGAAGGGCACCCAGCTTGCGGTCCAAAGTTCACTTCGAGTTCTTATCGAAATTTCTTACCTTAAATGTGAATGCATCGGGTGAGGGCGATTCCGACTTTCAGAACTTTCGGTTCATTACAAAATTCTCCTTCTCACCTGAGAAAGAAGGCTTCGTGAAGATTTACAATCTGGACTTGAGAATTGAAATAGATCG TTGGATACAGGACATACAAAATTTGTTTGTGAGCAATACAGATCTGACTGTTATCGTCAATGAatggataaataaaaattggaaGGAGTACTGGGTGGACTTCGAACCACAAGTAACGGCTGAGATGAAGCTCGAATTTACTAAGCgattaaattccattttctcAGCGATTCCCTACAAAGatctatttctataa
- the LOC108129893 gene encoding alpha-(1,6)-fucosyltransferase codes for MLLVRQLFGASPNSWASALKLFVLAWVALVYVFVVKLTNTQGQQAAGESELNARKINQALQMLEHTRQRNEELKQLIDELMSDQLDKQSALKLVQRLENDAQNTKNSADGIGPEPEALFESAPADLRGWNNVAEAAPNDIVDVGEHGEIEPSLEYEFTRRRIQTNIGEIWNFFSSELGKVRKAVAAGHSNSDLEETINQVLLQGAEHKRSLLSDMDRLRRSDGYEAWRHREAKELSDLVQRRLHHLQNPKDCQNARKLVCKLNKGCGYGCQLHHVVYCFIVAYATERTLILKSRGWRYHKGGWEEVFQPVSNSCHDAGTANTYNWPGKPNTQVLVLPIIDSLMPRPPYLPLAVPEDLAPRLKRLHGDPIVWWVGQFLKYLLRPQTTTRDFLTSGMRNLGWERPIVGVHVRRTDKVGTEAACHSVDEYMTHVEDYYRTLEVNGTSVTRRIFLASDDALVIEEARRKYPEYQIIGDPEVARMASVSTRYTDTSLNGIILDIHLLSMSDHLVCTFSSQVCRVAYEIMQTMYPDAANRFKSLDDIYYYGGQNAHNRRVVIAHKPRSHEDLQLRVGDLVSVAGNHWDGNSKGKNTRTNQVGLFPSFKVEEKVDTAKLPLYPGV; via the exons ATGCTGCTGGTACGGCAGCTGTTCGGTGCTTCGCCCAATTCATGGGCCAGCGCCCTTAAACTTTTCGTCCTTGCCTGGGTGGCACTGGTGTACGTGTTCGTGGTAAAACTGACGAACACCCAGGGACAGCAGGCGGCCGGCGAGAGCGAGCTAAATGCCCGAAAGATCAACCAGGCGCTGCAAATGCTGGAGCACACACGCCAGCGCAACGAGGAGCTCAAGCAGCTCATCGACGAGCTGATGAG CGATCAACTGGACAAACAGAGTGCCCTAAAGCTCGTCCAGCGGCTAGAAAATGATGCCCAAAACACAAAGAACTCGGCGGACGGAATCGGACCCGAACCGGAGGCATTGTTTGAGTCGGCGCCCGCGGATTTGCGAGGGTGGAACAACGTGGCCGAGGCGGCGCCCAACGATATTGTGGACGTGGGGGAGCATGGCGAGATAGAGCCGAGTCTAGAGTACGAGTTCACCCGCCGTCGCATCCAGACGAATATCGGCGAGATCTGGAACTTTTTTAGCAGCGAGCTAGGCAAGGTACGCAAGGCGGTGGCCGCCGGGCACAGTAACTCTGATCTGGAGGAGACCATCAACCAGGTGCTGTTGCAGGGCGCCGAGCACAAACGGTCGCTCCTGAGCGACATGGACCGCTTGCGGCGGTCGGATGGCTATGAGGCTTGGCGCCACAGAGAGGCCAAAGAGCTCAGCGACCTGGTGCAGCGCCGGTTGCACCATCTGCAGAATCCGAAGGACTGCCAAAATGCCCGCAAGCTGGTCTGCAAGCTAAACAAG GGCTGTGGCTATGGATGTCAACTGCATCACGTAGTCTACTGCTTTATCGTGGCCTACGCCACTGAAAGGACGCTGATTCTGAAATCCCGCGGCTGGCGCTACCACAAAGGCGGCTGGGAGGAAGTTTTCCAGCCGGTCTCCAATAGCTGTCATGATGCGGGCACCGCCAACACGTACAACTGGCCCGGCAAGCCGAACACCCAGGTGCTGGTCCTGCCTATTATTGACTCGCTAATGCCGCGACCCCCGTACCTGCCGCTCGCCGTGCCCGAAGACTTGGCACCGCGTCTGAAGCGCTTACACGGCGACCCAATTGTCTGGTGGGTCGGCCAGTTCCTCAAATATCTGCTCCGTCCGCAGACAACGACGCGGGACTTTCTTACCTCCGGGATGCGAAACTTGGGATGGGAACGTCCCATTGTCGG CGTTCATGTGCGTCGCACGGACAAGGTTGGCACTGAGGCGGCTTGCCACAGCGTCGATGAATATATGACCCATGTGGAGGATTACTATCGCACACTGGAGGTGAACGGAACGAGCGTCACGCGTCGCATCTTTCTCGCCTCGGACGATGCCCTGGTGATTGAGGAGGCGCGACGGAAGTATCCGGAGTACCAGATCATTGGCGATCCAGAGGTGGCACGCATGGCATCTGTTTCCACGCGCTACACGGACACATCGCTGAACGGTATCATCCTGGACATACACCTGCTCTCGATGTCCGACCACTTGGTGTGCACCTTCTCGTCGCAGGTTTGCCGCGTCGCCTACGAGATCATGCAAACGATGTACCCGGATGCGGCAAACCGCTTCAAGTCGCTGGACGACATATACTACTACGGAGGTCAGAACGCGCACAATCGCCGCGTCGTCATCGCCCACAAGCCCCGTTCGCACGAGGATCTGCAGCTGCGCGTCGGCGACCTTGTTTCCGTGGCCGGAAATCATTGGGACGGCAATTCCAAAGGGAAGAACACGCGCACTAATCAAGTCGGTCTGTTCCCATCCTTTAAAGTGGAGGAGAAAGTGGACACCGCCAAGTTACCGCTCTATCCTGGCGTTTAg